The Psychrobacter arenosus region GGCCTGCCCTTATGACACTAGTCGCCTGTTTGCTATAAACAATCGATAGCAGTCATCATCATAATTTATATCAATTAAACCGGAGAGTTATATGAAACAGCCAATTCGAGTTGCCGTCACTGGTGCTGCTGGTAATATTAGTTATGCCATGTTATTTCGCATTGCTGCAGGCGAAATGTTAGGTAACGATCAACCTGTTATCCTACAATTACTCGAGATCACCCCAGCTCTAGATGCGCTAAAAGGTGTGGTCATGGAGCTAGAAGACTGTGCGTTTCCATTGCTAGCCGGCGTTGTACAGACTGACGATGCTGAAGTGGCGTTTAAAGATGCAGATTATGCGTTATTAGTGGGCGCGCGTCCTCGTGGCCCAGGTATGGAACGTAAAGACTTGTTAGAAGCTAACGCCGCTATCTTCTCAGTACAAGGTAAAGCGCTAAACTCTGTCGCTAGCCGTGACGTAAAAGTACTAGTAGTGGGTAACCCTGCAAACACTAACGCTTTGATCGCTCAGCGTAATGCTCCAGATTTAGACCCACGTAACTTCACTGCTATGACGCGTCTGGATCACAACCGTGCTATGGCGCAGTTGGCTGAAGAAACCAAAACGACCGTCAATGATGTGAAGAAAATGATCATCTGGGGCAACCATTCATCGACTCAGTACCCTGACCTAACGGCTTGTACGGTTGACGGTAAACCTGCTCTTGATTTAGTAGACCGTGATTGGTACGAAAGCAGCTATATCCCAAGCGTACAGAAACGTGGCGCAGCTATTATCCAAGCTCGTGGTGCCTCTTCTGCAGCTTCTGCAGCCAACGCTGCCATCGCACATATGCGTACTTGGGCACTAGGCACTGATGAGAACGATTGGGTCTCAATGGGCGTTTACTCAAACGGTGAGTACGGTATCACTGAAGGTCTAATCTACTCATTCCCTTGTACTTGCAGCAATGGCGACTGGTCAATCGTTGAAGGCGTTGACACTTCATCTGACTTCTCTAAAGAGAAAATGGCCGCTACTGAGCAAGAATTGACTGAAGAGCGTGATGGCGTAGCCCACTTATTGCCATAGGCTCAAAGCCAGTCATTTTAAAAGCTAATTGTGTTTAAAGCCAATAAGCTTTTAGAGCTATAAAAAAGTCCTCTATACTTAGTGTATAGGGGACTTTTTTTAGGTTTTTTTATAATGCAAAGTAAAAGCTAGATACGCAGAAGATACGACCCGTTACGATGAATAACAGCATTTTTAAAGCAGTTTGCTATAGTTAATAAGTCATTAAAACAGACGCACGCTAGCCTAAGTATTCTTTGAGTATTATTCGAATGTTTTTAAAGTCGCAGTCTAGCGATACAGGTTTAGCAGTGCAGTCATAATTATATTAATTTTTAGGAGTCGCTTTATGTTAGGTGAAAACGAATACACTATGAACAATTTGTTTGCTCAATTGGGTTTGGATAGCTCAGATGAAGCCATTGAAACCTTTATCGAAAACAATCAATTGGCTAAAGAAGAAAAACTAACTGAGTCAGCAATTTGGACTGAAAAACAGCGCATGTTCCTACAAGAAGAGTGGAAACAAGATGCGGCTTGGGTAGAAATTATCGATGAGCTAAACGTCCGTCTGCACCCAACGGCCTAATATAAACAGTGTTGTAAGATATAAAAAGCTCTGAGAGATAACTAAAAAGCTCTGAGAGATAAAAAGAACTCTAAGTTTTAGTTATAAACCAATAAAAAACCTGCTATTAACGGCAGGTTTTTTTAGGTCTGTACTCTTTAGCCTAGGATGCTATAAAGCCCATTAGCGATATTCTAAGCGCTATGGGCAGCGTGCCAAGCGCGTAAATCGACCACATCTTGATTAATACCGGCTTTTAAGGCTTCAAGACCGTCGTACTTACGTTCCGCATGGAGATAATGTAAGAACCGCACTTGCAAGGTTTTACCGTATAAATCGCCTTTGAGATCAGGGAAATAGACTTCTAGACGCCAGTCAGCGGGTTTGTCTACTGAAGGACGGGTGCCGATATTAGCCGTACCAAATAGACTGTTAGGGCGCAGGCCAGCGAGCCCCTTATGCTTACCTTCAGCAGCCTTTTTCCAACCCTTCGCATCGACATTACCTTGCTCATCCAATATGACGACATCCACGCCAAACACCCCATGGAGCGCAGGTTTTAAGCGATTCAAGCTAATATTAGCCGTAGGGAAAGCTAGCGTACGGCCAATTTGATCGCCACCTACCACAGTGCCGGTCATTGTATAGTCGCGGTCTAACAACTGACTCGCTAGCTCTATCTTACCCGCCGCCAATAACTCACGGACACGGGTAGAGCTAATACGGTCAGCGAGTAGCGTGTTATCT contains the following coding sequences:
- a CDS encoding malate dehydrogenase yields the protein MKQPIRVAVTGAAGNISYAMLFRIAAGEMLGNDQPVILQLLEITPALDALKGVVMELEDCAFPLLAGVVQTDDAEVAFKDADYALLVGARPRGPGMERKDLLEANAAIFSVQGKALNSVASRDVKVLVVGNPANTNALIAQRNAPDLDPRNFTAMTRLDHNRAMAQLAEETKTTVNDVKKMIIWGNHSSTQYPDLTACTVDGKPALDLVDRDWYESSYIPSVQKRGAAIIQARGASSAASAANAAIAHMRTWALGTDENDWVSMGVYSNGEYGITEGLIYSFPCTCSNGDWSIVEGVDTSSDFSKEKMAATEQELTEERDGVAHLLP
- a CDS encoding DUF2789 family protein → MLGENEYTMNNLFAQLGLDSSDEAIETFIENNQLAKEEKLTESAIWTEKQRMFLQEEWKQDAAWVEIIDELNVRLHPTA
- the ribF gene encoding riboflavin biosynthesis protein RibF — protein: MPAPLLPATVLTIGNFDGVHRGHQAMLAETLAQAKQQGVGSAVMIFEPQPREYFAALKGEPMSAPARLTSLDEKQALLAHYGVDTLIIASFDNAFRSLSATEFADILAQTLRVKALVLGDDFRFGHDRTGDSEFLRHYGLPVTTLDTVIDNTLLADRISSTRVRELLAAGKIELASQLLDRDYTMTGTVVGGDQIGRTLAFPTANISLNRLKPALHGVFGVDVVILDEQGNVDAKGWKKAAEGKHKGLAGLRPNSLFGTANIGTRPSVDKPADWRLEVYFPDLKGDLYGKTLQVRFLHYLHAERKYDGLEALKAGINQDVVDLRAWHAAHSA